A single Gambusia affinis linkage group LG22, SWU_Gaff_1.0, whole genome shotgun sequence DNA region contains:
- the lg22h1orf198 gene encoding uncharacterized protein C1orf198 homolog, with product MAAATMAGLDAHRMEKKTFEYFSSINSMAKKIMQEREKIKSDYGSSWEKMTPEEQDNAIDNSLMDPHIRARYAMHKVDREEVVCYPRLLLQTGQKTVHFGDEDITWQDEHSAPFSWETKSQMEFSLTSGSADQVTSASQGDSKSAKAPHSNQLGKSTAGGKVSVSEGRRPEEELSFWKISAERSRLEGEKADFQSLTPSQIKSLEKGEKPLPSYLRQESSVISKEPEAAESHPPAPTKSIKPRAPKPPAPQLPAPVAVSATPASISITPTPAPPIAASSSVGGWERSQSTLPSVSNTLDEMFPSNLISKPSKPISAAEKEKAEEGSPPLDVSPTFSQFNTSNSILKTGFDFLDNW from the exons atggccgccgctaCCATGGCGGGGCTCGACGCCCATAGGATGGAGAAGAAGACGTTTGAGTACTTTTCCTCCATCAACTCTATGGCCAAGAAGATCATGCAGGAACGGGAGAAAATCAAATCCGATTACGGCTCGTCCTGGGAGAAAATGACCCCGGAGGAGCAAGACAACGCCATTGATAACAGCTTGATGGACCCTCATATCAGAGCCAGATATGCTATGCATAAAGTGGACCGAGAGGAGGTGGTCTGTTACCCCAGACTGCTCCTCCAGACGGGTCAGAAGACAGTCCACTTCGGTGATGAG GACATTACATGGCAGGATGAGCACTCTGCCCCTTTCTCATGGGAGACAAAG AGTCAGATGGAGTTCAGTTTGACGTCAGGTTCTGCAGATCAGGTGACCTCTGCTTCTCAAGGCGACTCCAAAAGTGCAAAAGCTCCTCATTCCAACCAGCTTGGGAAAAGTACAGCAGGAGGCAAG GTTTCTGTCAGTGAGGGCCGGAGGCCGGAGGAGGAGTTGTCCTTCTGGAAGATCAGCGCTGAGAGGTCACGGCTGGAAGGGGAGAAGGCTGATTTCCAGTCCCTGACCCCGAGTCAGATCAAATCCCTGGAGAAAGGAGAGAAGCCCCTCCCCTCCTACCTCAGACAG GAGAGTTCTGTCATCTCCAAGGAGCCTGAAGCTGCAGAGTCTCACCCTCCGGCTCCTACCAAGTCCATAAAGCCCAGAGCCCCCAAGCCTCCAGCCCCGCAGCTCCCAGCCCCCGTGGCTGTCAGTGCAACGCCTGCGTCCATCTCCATCACGCCCACACCGGCGCCGCCCATCGCCGCCTCATCTTCGGTCGGAGGCTGGGAGAGATCTCAGAGCACCCTGCCGTCTGTCAGCAACACCCTGGATGAAAtgtttccatccaatctgatATCGAAGCCCTCGAAGCCCATCAGCGCCGCAGAGAAGGAGAAAGCGGAGGAAGGTTCACCCCCCTTGGACGTGAGCCCCACCTTTTCCCAG TTCAACACTAGTAACAGCATCCTGAAGACCGGATTCGACTTCTTGGACAACTGGTAA